The Cololabis saira isolate AMF1-May2022 chromosome 18, fColSai1.1, whole genome shotgun sequence genome contains the following window.
GCGTCTTTAAATCCGTGACCAATCGATTCATCAAGAACCTGGCGTGCTCCAGCATCTGTGCCGGCCTGCTGTGTGTCCCGTTCGACGTGGCCCTGGGGGCCAGCCCTCGCTGCTGCCCCTGGCTGCACACGCTGCTGCTCTGCAAGGCGCTCAAGTTCCTCCACAAACTCTTCTGCTCCGTCACGGTGCTCAGCTTCAGCGCCATCGCGCTCGACAGGTCAGTTTACGGGCAAAGTTAAAGCAGACAGGGATAACAGGTTTCCTGATCACGGAAGTAAATGTTTACACTTAAGATTTCTTTAGTCACTTAAGCTCACAACCACTGAAACTGAAGTATGTTAGCGAGCGGTCCTACTCACTTCACTGAATTGAATTTTCAGTTCAGCTGCATCTATATTGCACcaaatcatgacaaatgtcatctcaaggcacttcaacAATAAAGTTCCACTCATTCCAAAGTAGTTCAATTAATACAAaaccaataaaaacaataatcatTGCTTTGCTAAGGAAAGCAACAGAAACCTTTCTTTGATACAATTCCCAGTCCTGAACAGGAAGAAAAGCTCTGGCAGAACCAGAACTTGTGATTTCCCTGAGAGTGTAACGGCCCGGCAGAGAACCCAAACGcaacacacagagcacacagcgGTAGCTTGTCGGGAACAGGAGACAAAGCAGAGTCCAAaaacaggcagggtcggcaacggGGAGTCAGAACAGAGAACACTGAAGAGTGTTGCATCGAGATGGCTGAGAACAATCTGGCAATGAGAGTGAGTGGAACAGGGGACTGAATAGTGGCAGAGTTAACGAGCagcaggtgtgtgcaggtgagcagcaggtgtgtgcaggtgagtagcaggtgtgtgcaggcgagcagcaggtgtgtgcaggtgtgtgcaggtgtgtccaGGTGAGCAGCAGGTGTGTGAAGGTGAGTagcaggtgtgtgcaggtgagtagcaggtgtgtgcaggtgagTAGCAGGTGTGTGAAGGTGAGTAGCAGGTGTGTCCAGGTGAGCAGCAGGTGTGTGAAGGTGAGCAGCAGGTGTGTGAAGGTGAGCAGCAGGTGTGTGAAGGTGAGTagcaggtgtgtgcaggtgagtagcaggtgtgtgcaggtgagTAGCAGGTGTGTGAAGGTGAGTCCAGGTGAGCAGCAGGTGTGTGAAGGTGAGTagcaggtgtgtgcaggtgagtagcaggtgtgtgcaggtgagTAGCAGGTGTGTGAAGGTGAGTAGCAGGTGTGTGAAGGTGAGTAGCAGGTGTGTGAAGGTGAGTCCAGGTGAGTAGCAGGTGTGTGAAGGTGAGTCCAGGTGAGCAGCAGGTGTGTGAAGGTGAGTagcaggtgtgtgcaggtgagTAGCAGGTGTGTCCAGGTGAGCAGCAGGTGTGTGAAGGTGAGCAGCAGGTGTGTGAAGGTGAGTagcaggtgtgtgcaggtgagtagcaggtgtgtgcaggtgagTAGCAGGTGTGTGAAGGTGAGTCCAGGTGAGCAGCAGGTGTGTGAAGGGAGTAGCAGGTGTGTGAAGGTGAGTAGCAGGTGTGTCAAGGTGAGCAGCAGGTGTGTGAAGGTGAGCagcaggtgtgtgcaggtgagTAGCAGGTGTGTGAAGGTGAGTAGCAGGTGTGTCCAGGTGAGCAGCAGGTGTGTGAAGGTGAGCAGCAGGTGTGTGAAGGTGAGCagcaggtgtgtgcaggtgagtagcaggtgtgtgcaggtgagtagcaggtgtgtgcaggtgagTAGCAGGTGTGTGAAGGTGAGTagcaggtgtgtgcaggtgagtagcaggtgtgtgcaggtgagCAGCAGGTGTGTGAAGGTGAGCagcaggtgtgtgcaggtgagtagcaggtgtgtgcaggtgagtagcaggtgtgtgcaggtgagtagcaggtgtgtgcaggtgagTAGCATGTGTGGGAAGGTGAGTAGCAGGTGTGTAACAGTGAACATCAGGTGTGTGCAGGTAAGTAGCAGGTATGTGTGATCAGTCCTGATTGCAGAGTGGAGTGTGGAGGTGGCAGAGTCAATTTGTGAAAGAGTGACTGGGGAAGCAGATGGTGATGGAGAGGATGTTCATGCAAGGTTGAAATCATCGTCAGCCCGAGTCCCAGTCCCTGTACCAATCCCAGTCCCAAGCCCAGGACAGTACCAGACCCAGTCCCAGTCCTAGTCCCAGACCCAGTCCCAGTCCCAGTCCCAACCCCAGGACAGTCCCAGTCCCAGGCCCTATAGGTTCAGTCCCAGTCCCAGTCCCAGGACAGTCCTAGTCCCAGTCCCAGgcccccagacccagacccagtcCCAGTCCCAAGCCCAGGACAGTCCTAGTCCcagtcccaggcccaggcccccAGACCCAGTCCCCCAGTCCCAGTCCCAGTCCCAAGCCCAGGACAGTCCCAGGCCCAGTCCCAGTCCCAGGCCCCCAGACCCAGTCCCAGTCCCAGTCCCAGTCCCAGTCCCAAGCCCAGGACAGTCCTAgtcccagacccagacccagtcCCAGTCCCAGTCCCAGTCCCAGGCCCACAGACCCAGGCCCCCAGACCCAGTCCCAGTCCCAGTCCCAGTCCCAGGCCCACAGacccagccccagccccagtcCCAGTCCCAGTCCCAAGCCCAGGACAGTCCTAgtcccagacccagacccagtcCCAGTCCCAGACCCAGTCCCAGTCCCAGTCCCAGTCCCAAGCACAGGACAGTCCCAGTCCCAGTCCCAAGCACAGGACAGTCCCAGGCCCAGTCCCAGTCCCAGTTTCAGTCCCAAGCCCAAGAGAGTCCTAGTCCCAGTCCCAGACCCAGTCCCAGTCCCAGTCCCAGTCCCAAGCACAGGACAGTCCCAGTCCCAGTCCCAGTCCCAAGCACAGGACAGTCCCAGGCCCAGTCCCAGTCCCAAGCACAGGACAGTCCCAGGCCCAGTCCCAGTCCCAGTTTCAGTCCCAGTCCCAGGACAGTCCTAGTCCCAGTCCTAGTCCCAGTCCCAGTCCCAGgcccccagacccagacccagtcccagtcccagtcccaggcccccagacccagacccagtcCCAGTCCCAGTCCCAAGCCCAGGACAGTCCCAGGCCCAGTCCCAGTCCCAGTTTCAGTCCCAGTCCCAAGACAGTCCTAGTCCCAGTCCCAGACCCAGTCCCAGTCCCAGTCCCAGTCCCAAGCACAGGACAGTCCCAGTCCCAGTCCCAGTCCCAAGCACAGGACAGTCCCAGGCCCAGTCCCAGTCCCAGTTTCAGTCCCAGTCCCAGGACAGTCCTAGTCCCAGTCCTAGTCCCAGTCCCAGTCCCAGgcccccagacccagacccagtcCCAGTCCCAGTCCCAAGCCCAGGACAGTCCCAGGCCCAGTCCCAGTCCCAGTTTCAGTCCCAGTCCCAAGCCCAGGACAGTCCCAGGCCCAGTCCCAGACCCAGTCCCAGTCCCAGTCCCAAGCCCAGGACAGTCCCAGGCCCAGTCCCAGTCCCAGTTTCAGTCCCAGTCCCAGGACAGTCCCAGTCCCAGTCCCAGCTATCTGGGAGACTGAAAAAAGTCTTCATCACAAATTTGCCCGCATTGATCAACATCCATCCAGTAGCAGGGcaagtgctacgggggcccgaccgacaggacagagaggacacagggttttagTGCACAAACTGTTTTATTCTCAGATCCAAAcacccacacgtgcacaagcacctccagccagcagcagcttcgcagggagccctcttgctgctgtgcagccatgccttatgaaggcaggcagggtggagaggttgattgggaacACCAGTGCcctaatcaacctgagtggctgcacctccaccctgccacaccatCATTCCTTCAATTCTGATCAGTTTCCCAGAGGCTGTGAGGATGCTGCCCGTTCTGGAACTGTTTTTAAGGCCAGCTTTGTTCAGCTGCTAACAACTGTCCACGCCACGGGACAAAGACTCCAGTCACTGCTTTGGAGCTTTAATGCTTCCTTCAGGTTCCCCTCGGACCCTTTGTTACATCTCTTTAATTGCCCAAGAGTTTTTATGGTCTTCTTTTCCAACTTCAGGGTTGTCGTGGGGTCTTGTTCTTTCACTCTAACCATTTTTGATTTAATGGTCGTCAGAGGGACATGTGGCTCAGTGGCAGTATAGGTTGTGGGTACCTTCAGATCAGAAATTGTGAAACTGGGGTTTCAAATGTGAAAGGATCTTTTCAAATGAGACACAACACCCAGAAGAGGGTGAGGGTGTGGCTGACCCCCCCCCATGACCTCCAGGTCCTCTGAGCCGAAGTCTAAAGAGATAGTTAGCGAAAGGAGCTtttgtactgtacttaagtCCTTGGGAAACTGTCACCTTGTGAGAAAAGTGTAGAAACAACAGTTTATTATGTCAGTATTAATATTTAAACAATATTTGGCATCTGCAGCAAGGCCAACGAGAAAATTGCATgtttcagaataaaaaaaaactaaatcaaactGCATGATTTTATCATAAAGGCAGGAAAACACTGAATAAAGTGAATATCTGTGGGGTTTTGTTTACTTTCATGGTGATTGCAGTCAGATTTAGTATCGTGCAGTCTCATCTAAATCTTGGTTTTACTGCTTTATTGAGGGACTTGGCTCCATAGCAACTGCAGCTAGAATGGTATCAAActgattaattatttattctttaAGAGGGTAATCAGAGCTGCGGTTAGACAGACAGCATGAGACTACAACACAGTTACGGGCTTATATAGTTTCTTGGATGAGACAAAACCCCAGCAATTACTTCTTTATAAGATTTTCTTTGCTTTCAATGGTAACAATATCAGTGGAGGTAGTTATGCTGTTTCAGTGAATTAAAGAAACAAATGCCTACATGGTTTCATGAGGTAACAGCCCACAGATAAAAGGGGAGAAATACATTTTAATCCTTTCCAAAAAGAGCGAGCGTTTAATGTGGTTGATGTGATTGCTCGGGTTGATATGAGTAGGTTAAATAAGCACATTCAAATGAGCTACTAAAAAGGACAGGTCTACCTTAAAGGAGATGTATTATGGTCTCTTTTCAAAagttgacacaatttcctgTGGTCTTAATGAAATTTAAATGCTATGTTTTGTCAAAATTTCACATCGACACATGACAAACGGCTCCTTTTTCAACCATACTGTTACCACTCTGTTCATAGCAGCAGGATTAAGTAAGCGGGGTCAGAAACCTGTAAAAGTAAAGTCCACTTCCCTTCCCCTCTAGGCGTGGCTCTTTGAAGCTCTTAAAGTTTTGTGCTGCCTGCATACAAGGTGCAAAAATGCAGCTTGAAATAATgttagttaaaggagcatgcagcttttaagaaatgagactctctagcgccacccttcaccacgacggccgtcgggggtactgcagccaacagtgaagccggcacgggagaacggggagaacgcgcatgcagcgtcatgtgacgtcacatctgcaggacagcgcgggaaattccggtcacaattgcagcacattttgcagcacacagcctgttcaaggcaacagagagatacactagagggctcattcttttgggtttggaacgcttcatctgacattattactagaaaacttaaaacgtatacgaatttttttcataaatcctggctcaatcctgcctcatgctcctttaaagattacgAAACTGGATAATTCTTCTCTGACCGGGTCTGTGACGTCACGGGACCTTGCTGTAACAACCTCTCACTGAAGGATACACTTTCAGACCAAAGTGGCCCCAAACAATAGCAACAAGGTTGTGTTATATAATAGTGAATAGCTGTCATTcacttcaaataacaaaataaaagctctgaACTGAAGCACAGGAAAAAGgatttttgtttatgttttgcCCCCCTTTAACGTTCATCAATTTTCCCCATAGTTTCCAGGGTTTTTCATTGTTTGCAGACAAATACCTGAAAAACCAGCTGTGACAAAGGATATTTGTAAGCCTCTATGAAACATCAACACCATAAATGTGTTGAGAGGCCTCAGGATAAATGTGCACCCTAGCCCTTTTGTCCGTTTGCAGCAAACATAATGGATCCATGAATATTTTACCTCTTTCGTCCTTCCAGTAAAACCACTCGAAACTCATACTTCAGGAAGAGAATATCATAATTTCAGTTTTGCATGACTAACTTCATTATCCCACATAAATGGTGGAAATGTTTTTCTAGAGCATAATGCTTCTGCTGCTATTGATGGCGGCATTTTAGACACGTCCGCTTTTAAATTCCGCCCTGTTTATCTGTGTTTCCCTGCAAATCATCTTAAGAGATTTTCATAAGCCGCATCAGCATGACTGTATTCAGGCAACGCTCCACTCGAACAATAGCTCTTTTTTCCCCCGGCGGAACCAGCAGCACCAGGATCTTGAAATGCATGTTAGTTTATTTGATGTCTCATAGCTTTGTTATGCTGCTGTGAGATGCCAGAGTCTtactcagaggtgtcaagtaacgaagtacaaatacttcgttaccttacttaagtagaaattttggttatctatacttcactggagtaattatttttcagacgactttttacttttacaccttacattttcacgcaattatctgtactttttactccttacattttaaaaacagcctcgttactctatttcatttcggcctttaaaaaaaaaactatccagttaaattgctccatccggatagagtgaatttggttgtggttgtttcagatgttcttgtccagttttgttcttacatccgttccctcagattcctgcaactaaacttggatgtacattccaataaaggttaggataaatgataacatgcctctgaagtttgactttttgcaccattacaatacttataggcaactagtcatcatatctcctgctctctgaaacacatgttaatgctcaatagtacacatatatggttctttaatatatttgcattatactaagatacattcattttcaatggcttttttcccccttacattacttttacttttatactttaagtagttttgaaaccagtacttttatacttttacttgagtaaaaaaccttgagttgatacttcaacttctacaggagtatttttaaactctagtatctatacttctacctgagtaatgaatgtgaatactgaagacacctctggtcttACTTGCCTGTGAGGCCGTACATGTGAGCTGACACTGTTGGTTTTCTGTCCGCAGGTACTACTCAGTGCTGTACCCATTAGAGAGGAAAATCTCCGATGcaagatctcgagatttggtcATCTACATCTGGGTCCACGCGGCCGTGGCCAGCCTCCCCGTGTTTGCCGTGACCAACGTGACGGATGTCTACGTCACTTCGTCCTGCTCACATGACCACGCCCGCTCCCTGGGCCACATGGTCTACGTGTTGATCTACAACGTGACCACGGTGATCCTCCCCCTGGCCTTGGTCTTCTTCTTCATGCTTCTGATCCGCAGAGCGCTCAGCGCCAGCCAGAAGAAGAAGGTGATCATCGCAGCGCTGCGGACGCCGCAGAGCAGCATCTCCATCCCGTACGTGTCCCAAAGAGAAGCCGAGCTCCACGCCACGCTGCTGGCTGTTGTTCTGGCCTTCTCGGCCTGCAGCGCCCCTTACGGGGCCTTGGTGGTTTATCGCACCATTCTCGTAGACGCCAAAGCGCTTCCGGTCTCGCTGTATCTCACCGCCCTCTGGCTCCCCAAGGTGTCCCTGCTCACCAGCCCTCTGCTGTTTCTGACTGTCAATCGCTCGGCACGTCTCAGCTGGCTGGACCTGCTGGCCAGGGTCCACAGACGCTACAGCCGGCGTAACGTGGTCAGCACGGGCGCCCTGGCCTCTTTAGGGGGCGAGGGTGCGACCGGGGAGCCGGCAGGCCTGGAGACGGCCGGCCGCTCCGGGAGCCAGCTCTTAGAGATGTTTAACATCGGCCAACAGCAGATTTTCAGACCCtctgaggaggaagaagaagaggaggacgcCCAGAACGACAGCCCCTGTCAAAATACAGGACCCAAAGAGGACCTGAAGGGTGCGTCAAAACTCGGTAGCACCCGAGGCGAAGTGAGAAAGGACACTGGCGGGGGGCTGGTCATCACTAAAGAGGTCCCCGCTTCGGTCATGCCACCCCGGGTTTCTCCCGTCCACACGTGCGCTTATGCCTCCTCGTCTCAGGTGGCGCCCGCTACGCCTACGGAGGCCGAGTACTCCACTCAGTTTGGCTTCGGACCCTTCGAGCTGCCGCCGCAGTGGTTACCTGAAACCAGGAACAGCAAGAAGAGGCTGCTGCCTCCTCTGGGGAACACGCCGGAGGAGCTGATCCAGACCAAAGTGCCCCGGCCGCGGCCTGAGCGGCGGATCAGCAGGAACAACAAGGTCAGCATCATTCCCACCGTGGACCCGTGAACCCATCCCACCTGCAACTCTGGACACAACTCGGTGCAGGGAAGACCTCACGGGTCCAGCAAGCCACGGAGCTTCAAATAATCAAGTGTCTCAATGAAGCAGTTCTACACTGACTACATGACTGAAAAAGCacttttttttctatctttctttttttgattggaGCTGGTATCagtattaacaaaaaaacactgtacagACCAAATTATACTGCCGATACTCAATAATATATTCCGGTTTGAATGAATAAGAGGA
Protein-coding sequences here:
- the gpr176 gene encoding G-protein coupled receptor 176, which encodes MESRIRTATVGDGAGNLTAAHLWLDPGNASSPPVRWDGGPPAGSGLAPQLHPQLEQLDPHRAYRDFSTAVQLLILLGSLLGNATMLWCTCYTSVFKSVTNRFIKNLACSSICAGLLCVPFDVALGASPRCCPWLHTLLLCKALKFLHKLFCSVTVLSFSAIALDRYYSVLYPLERKISDARSRDLVIYIWVHAAVASLPVFAVTNVTDVYVTSSCSHDHARSLGHMVYVLIYNVTTVILPLALVFFFMLLIRRALSASQKKKVIIAALRTPQSSISIPYVSQREAELHATLLAVVLAFSACSAPYGALVVYRTILVDAKALPVSLYLTALWLPKVSLLTSPLLFLTVNRSARLSWLDLLARVHRRYSRRNVVSTGALASLGGEGATGEPAGLETAGRSGSQLLEMFNIGQQQIFRPSEEEEEEEDAQNDSPCQNTGPKEDLKGASKLGSTRGEVRKDTGGGLVITKEVPASVMPPRVSPVHTCAYASSSQVAPATPTEAEYSTQFGFGPFELPPQWLPETRNSKKRLLPPLGNTPEELIQTKVPRPRPERRISRNNKVSIIPTVDP